The proteins below come from a single Gossypium raimondii isolate GPD5lz chromosome 2, ASM2569854v1, whole genome shotgun sequence genomic window:
- the LOC105788305 gene encoding chromatin assembly factor 1 subunit FAS1 gives MADSVPVIGVDDGPKSPKMVGNDQPKETQKRKRASWVWEALSDEQREAQIKRLKQEMDGLFGYYKEVVEQKSGLGMELLESGCSLNSLVAVLMEESDLPLLRLIETIHEKVKDRMENVSMAAVKSAVLFVGQRVKYGLGNEDADVLEDDSQSSLWCWETRDLKLMPKSARAALRTRRTCRNKISERITAVSAMITLLEKWEDNQKYNHGLVKASEKLFKVLNEADIRFLMRNMSQQSGAEMDAKEAKQEEKLLIKQLERNKREMEQEKKKLDRELQKEKLQNEKERKRLLEEAEKSHRRREREEAEMRKQLRKQQEEAERDHLRREKEEAELKKKLSIQKQASVMERFLKKCKTSPTQMEELTKRFTFCASTQKIEKLPEPITLSMDNALSSNEEINADYLRKLHLSSWRNLGHSLRSNQKQCWGMRKKPKTDLFKELKLTANKRLSQDELSVERLVDVWGEQNSDFNKSCVRKQLLQFDASYRPAFYGIWPKKSNVVGPRCPWRKDPDLDYDVDSDEEWEEEEPGESLSDHDKDEDEESCDGCTKADEDETEDGFFVPDGYLSENEGVQVDRMEIDVHVEETQSSHINEQVTQNEEFGALLRQQNYLNNLTEHALRKNQPLIILNLLHEKASLLMAEDLNGNPKLEQACLQALSLLACPGAPSVEISLDSMVYDNQEVCLSGGKAVATPVSSVESIPDSDLPLIVSTIQSCSHGINRLVESLQLKFPSIPKTQLRNKVREISDFFDNRWQVKKEILVKLGMSSSPGKSGGRTKTIAAFFTKRCLPPNKGIGDRSNPIETSPQQLMKPGCDGQGQEQTSCTYNHHTS, from the exons ATGGCGGATTCAGTACCTGTGATAGGCGTGGATGATGGTCCAAAATCCCCCAAAATGGTTGGCAACGATCAACCCAAGGAGACCCAGAAGCGAAAGAGAGCATCCTGGGTTTGGGAAGCCTTGAGCGATGAACAGAGAGAGGCACAGATCAAGCGATTGAAGCAAGAAATGGATGGACTTTTTGGGTATTATAAAGAAGTGGTGGAGCAGAAGTCGGGTTTGGGAATGGAGTTACTCGAGTCGGGTTGTTCATTGAATTCATTGGTTGCAGTTCTGATGGAGGAGAGCGACTTGCCCCTGTTGAGATTGATAGAGACAATTCATGAAAAGGTCAAGGACAGAATGGAAAATGTGAGTATGGCCGCGGTGAAAAGCGCGGTGCTGTTTGTTGGGCAGAGAGTGAAATATGGATTGGGTAACGAAGATGCTGATGTTTTGGAGGATGATTCTCAATCTTCTCTCTGGTGTTGGGAG ACCAGAGATTTAAAGTTGATGCCCAAATCTGCGCGTGCCGCATTAAGAACTCGTCGTACTTGTAGGAATAAGATTAGTGAGAGGATTACTGCTGTTTCTG CAATGATAACCCTGTTAGAAAAGTGGGAGGATAATCAAAAGTACAATCATGGTTTAGTGAAAGCATCAGAAAAGCTTTTCAAAGTATTAAATGAGGCAGACATTCGCTTCTTAATGCGTAACATGTCACAGCAGAGTGGTGCCGAGAT GGATGCGAAAGAAGCAAAGCAAGAagaaaaattgttaataaaGCAATTggagagaaacaaaagagaaatgGAACAGGAGAAAAAGAAACTGGACCGTGAGCTCCAGAAGGAAAAGCTGCAAAAT GAAAAGGAGAGAAAGCGATTGCTGGAGGAGGCGGAAAAATCTCATAGGCGTCGTGAACGAGAAGAGGCTGAGATGAGGAAGCAGCTCCGGAAACAGCAAGAGGAGGCTGAGAGAGATCATTTGCGGCGAGAGAAAGAAGAGGCAGAATTGAAGAAGAAACTTTCGATTCAAAAGCAAGCTTCAGTAATGGAGCGCTTCCTCAAAAAATGTAAAACATCACCAACCCAGATGGAGGAATTAACTAAGCGATTCACATTTTGTGCATCCACCCAAAAGATTGAAAAACTGCCCGAACCAATTACTCTCTCCATGGACAATGCTCTTTCATCCAATGAAGAAATCAATGCTGATTATCTCCGCAA GTTACACTTATCTTCTTGGCGTAACTTAGGTCATTCTCTCCGTTCAAATCAAAAACAGTGTTGGGGCATGCGGAAGAAACCTAAGACTGATTTGTTTAAGGAGCTTAAGTTAACTGCTAATAAAAGGTTATCCCAAGATGAACTGAGTGTTGAAAGGCTAGTGGATGTATGGGGAGAACAGAATTCTGATTTTAACAAGTCTTGTGTAAGGAAGCAGTTGTTGCAGTTTGATGCGAGCTACAGACCTGCATTTTATGGTATTTGGCCTAAGAAAAG CAATGTTGTTGGACCTCGCTGCCCATGGAGGAAGGACCCAGATTTAGACTATGATGTTGATAGTGATGAAGAATGGGAGGAG GAGGAGCCTGGGGAAAGCCTCTCAGATCACGATAAAGATGAAGACGAGGAAAGTTGTGATGGATGCACTAAAGCTGATGAAGATGAAACTGAAGATGGATTTTTTGTTCCAGATGGATATCTGTCAGAAAATGAG GGGGTACAAGTTGACAGGATGGAAATTGATGTTCATGTTGAGGAGACTCAAAGTTCCCATATTAATGAGCAAGTCACTCAAAACGAGGAGTTTGGTGCATTGCTTCGGCAGCAGAATTACCTCAACAATTTAACTGAGCATGCACTTCGAAAAAATCAGCCAttgatcattttaaatttattgcatgaaaaagCCTCGTTGCTAATGGCTGAAGACCTTAATGGTAATCCTAAATTGGAACAGGCTTGCTTGCAAGCTCTAAGTCTGTTGGCATGTCCTGGTGCCCCATCTGTAGAGATATCACTTGATAGCATGGTATATGACAATCAAGAAGTTTGTTTGTCGGGTGGGAAGGCTGTTGCAACACCAGTATCATCTGTGGAGTCAATTCCAGATTCAGATTTGCCTCTAATA GTATCTACAATTCAGTCATGCTCCCATGGTATCAATAGGTTGGTAGAGTCTTTACAACTAAAGTTCCCTTCAATTCCAAAGACTCAGTTAAGAAACAAAGTGCGCGAGATATCAGACTTCTTTGATAATCGTTGGCAG GTCAAGAAAGAAATCTTAGTGAAGCTTGGCATGTCGAGTTCACCAG GGAAGAGTGGTGGACGAACCAAAACAATTGCTGCATTTTTCACGAAAAGGTGCTTGCCTCCTAATAAAGGTATCGGCGACAGAAGCAACCCCATTGAAACTTCTCCCCAGCAATTAATGAAACCAGGTTGTGATGGGCAGGGCCAGGAGCAGACGAGTTGTACATACAACCACCATACATCCTAA